A genomic stretch from Bacillus sp. E(2018) includes:
- a CDS encoding cyclase, with protein MDKRVQFDFEIDFSNGGGLQGQEFHLDLHGDDISDEELAKYIVEDMRLLMVGEVRILNKKIIEEKHKRKS; from the coding sequence TTGGATAAACGTGTTCAATTTGACTTTGAGATCGATTTTTCGAATGGCGGGGGATTGCAGGGGCAAGAATTCCATCTGGATCTGCACGGTGATGATATCTCTGATGAAGAGCTAGCAAAGTATATTGTTGAGGATATGAGACTGCTGATGGTTGGGGAAGTCAGGATTCTAAACAAGAAAATCATTGAGGAGAAGCATAAACGGAAGTCGTGA
- a CDS encoding SRPBCC domain-containing protein encodes MTVENKTNQLTSKVEGNVLVLERTFNAPRELVFKAFSEEEHLKRWWAPGGWTMSIKQFEFRPEGVWHYCMKCTDESQEYFGHESWGRAVFHEIVAPEKIKSVDAFSDAEGNVSEELPQTKVTLTFVSEGNQTKLINRAEYASADDVKTVLDMGMLEGVTMTWNQLEELLAEMK; translated from the coding sequence ATGACTGTTGAAAATAAAACGAATCAATTAACTTCTAAAGTAGAAGGAAATGTACTGGTGTTAGAACGTACCTTTAATGCACCTCGCGAACTTGTGTTTAAAGCTTTTTCTGAAGAAGAACATTTGAAGCGCTGGTGGGCTCCTGGTGGCTGGACAATGTCGATCAAACAGTTCGAATTCCGTCCTGAAGGTGTTTGGCATTATTGCATGAAATGCACAGATGAGAGTCAAGAATACTTCGGACACGAATCTTGGGGCAGAGCTGTATTTCATGAGATCGTGGCACCAGAGAAAATCAAGAGCGTAGACGCGTTTTCTGATGCAGAAGGCAATGTTTCTGAAGAACTGCCTCAAACAAAAGTTACATTAACCTTTGTTTCAGAAGGCAACCAAACAAAACTGATCAACCGTGCAGAATATGCTTCTGCTGATGATGTGAAGACAGTTCTAGACATGGGTATGCTTGAAGGTGTGACGATGACTTGGAACCAGTTGGAAGAATTGTTAGCAGAGATGAAATAA
- a CDS encoding slipin family protein: MESFLEYLVVIGFVFIVVFAILSIIKKFFASVTVYEYERGVKFKYGAFQESVGPGKHKYSPASTEILVFDMRPTIMQLNGQELLTADQLSVKISVAVKYQITDPQILITEYEDYEEHVYMNVQLKLRDVVPSLELDDLLSKRNEVNDSLQQLFVDNAFAGLTILSVDIKDIMLSAELKKAFLEVIKAKKEAQSSLERARGEAATLRSLANTAKMLENNPELAKLRLMNTIENSKGNTFVVDLANSTHSIKEQSNS, from the coding sequence ATGGAATCATTTTTAGAATATCTTGTAGTCATTGGGTTCGTGTTTATTGTTGTGTTTGCCATTCTATCAATCATCAAGAAATTTTTTGCTTCGGTAACGGTGTACGAGTATGAACGTGGTGTGAAGTTTAAATATGGGGCTTTTCAGGAGAGTGTAGGCCCAGGTAAGCATAAGTATTCTCCTGCCTCTACAGAGATCCTGGTTTTTGATATGAGACCGACGATTATGCAGCTGAACGGGCAAGAGTTATTAACGGCTGATCAACTTAGTGTAAAGATTAGTGTTGCTGTAAAATATCAAATTACTGATCCGCAAATTCTGATCACTGAATATGAAGATTATGAGGAGCATGTGTATATGAACGTACAGCTCAAACTGCGTGATGTAGTACCTTCGTTAGAATTAGATGATCTGTTGAGCAAGCGGAATGAAGTGAATGATTCGCTTCAACAACTTTTTGTTGATAACGCGTTTGCTGGATTAACCATTCTTTCAGTAGACATAAAAGATATTATGTTATCTGCCGAACTAAAAAAAGCATTTCTTGAAGTGATCAAAGCGAAAAAAGAAGCGCAATCCTCACTGGAGAGAGCTAGAGGAGAAGCAGCAACCTTAAGAAGTCTAGCGAACACGGCTAAAATGCTGGAGAACAACCCAGAATTAGCAAAACTTCGCTTAATGAACACAATTGAGAACTCGAAAGGCAATACGTTTGTAGTCGATCTGGCAAATAGTACACATAGCATTAAAGAGCAATCCAACTCGTAA
- a CDS encoding alpha/beta hydrolase, with the protein MLCKVKRGSIHYKMMGDGMPLIILHSMGTDHRSMKEWLEPIFNNKHGYQRVYVDIPAHGHSEIDSTVKSTDDILSNLIEFIDIMFSNKDFALLGSSYGGYLAQGIVHIKRNHVKKLLLLASAIHRKERSVPEKVLIEKNQSILHALEEDFRTAFETLMICQKKENLKCFLEEVQPGRQLANRNFLTSNWREEGYFLSQEPFSDISCLPQEVLLILGKQDHICGYQDYEFLLDKFPHSNRVIVNHAGHMLHIEQRKMVQQLIGDWL; encoded by the coding sequence ATGCTCTGTAAAGTTAAGAGGGGAAGCATTCATTATAAAATGATGGGTGATGGGATGCCATTAATCATTTTACACTCAATGGGCACGGACCATCGTTCTATGAAGGAGTGGCTGGAACCCATATTCAACAATAAGCATGGTTATCAAAGAGTGTATGTGGATATACCTGCTCATGGGCACAGTGAGATTGATTCAACCGTTAAATCAACCGATGATATACTTTCAAACTTAATAGAGTTTATAGATATTATGTTCTCGAATAAGGACTTTGCGTTACTTGGTTCTTCTTACGGGGGATACCTTGCTCAAGGGATCGTTCACATAAAAAGGAACCATGTAAAAAAGCTGCTATTATTGGCTTCAGCCATTCATCGAAAAGAACGAAGCGTACCGGAAAAAGTATTGATCGAAAAAAACCAATCAATACTCCACGCACTAGAAGAGGATTTTAGAACTGCTTTTGAAACCTTAATGATTTGTCAGAAAAAAGAGAACCTGAAATGCTTTTTAGAAGAAGTTCAACCAGGAAGACAACTTGCAAATCGTAATTTTCTAACCTCCAACTGGAGAGAGGAAGGGTATTTTCTTTCACAGGAACCGTTTTCTGATATATCATGCTTACCGCAAGAAGTACTCCTTATACTCGGAAAACAAGATCATATTTGTGGTTATCAAGATTATGAGTTTTTGTTGGACAAGTTCCCTCATTCAAACCGAGTGATTGTGAATCATGCAGGTCATATGCTGCATATTGAGCAACGTAAAATGGTTCAACAACTAATTGGAGATTGGCTCTAA
- a CDS encoding metalloregulator ArsR/SmtB family transcription factor — protein MGEKLTTLHALAEPNRFHIVELLRVGPLTVGEIADSLKLRQPQVSKHLRVLSDSGLVEVQPIANRRIYKLQSQPFLELEEWLDTFRNIWEDRFDRLDEYLKDMK, from the coding sequence ATGGGCGAGAAACTTACAACCTTGCATGCACTTGCCGAGCCCAATCGCTTTCACATTGTTGAGCTTTTGAGAGTTGGTCCTCTCACTGTAGGAGAAATTGCCGACAGCCTTAAGCTGCGCCAACCGCAGGTATCAAAGCATCTACGTGTACTTAGTGATTCTGGACTTGTTGAGGTTCAACCTATTGCGAATCGTCGAATCTATAAGCTGCAGTCACAACCTTTCTTAGAACTAGAAGAATGGCTTGATACCTTTCGAAACATTTGGGAAGATCGGTTCGACCGCTTAGATGAATATTTAAAAGACATGAAATAA
- a CDS encoding N-acetyltransferase: MDVNIRVERTEDFKKTEEVVRKSFESEAFSDKKEHILVNRIRKTEAFVSELSLVAENGEQEIIGHILLSKVKIINEKQTNESLALAPVSVIPQFQHKGIGSKLIKTALSTAKNLGYQSVIVLGHQDYYPKFGFQPASNWGIKAPFEVPDEVFMAIEITEDSLADVSGVVHYSEAFS; the protein is encoded by the coding sequence ATGGATGTGAACATTCGCGTTGAACGTACGGAAGACTTTAAGAAGACGGAAGAAGTGGTTAGAAAGTCATTTGAATCTGAGGCATTCAGTGACAAGAAGGAACATATTCTCGTAAATCGAATCAGAAAGACAGAAGCATTCGTTTCTGAACTTTCGTTAGTGGCTGAAAATGGTGAACAAGAGATCATCGGCCACATTCTACTTTCAAAAGTAAAAATTATTAATGAAAAACAGACTAATGAATCTCTAGCACTTGCCCCTGTTTCGGTGATACCGCAGTTTCAACATAAAGGGATTGGCAGTAAACTCATTAAAACCGCACTTTCAACTGCCAAGAATTTGGGCTATCAGTCCGTCATTGTGTTAGGACATCAAGATTATTATCCGAAGTTTGGTTTTCAACCGGCAAGCAACTGGGGGATTAAAGCTCCTTTTGAAGTTCCTGATGAAGTCTTTATGGCAATTGAGATAACTGAGGATTCCTTAGCTGATGTTAGTGGTGTTGTTCATTATTCTGAAGCATTTTCTTGA